The following is a genomic window from Neodiprion virginianus isolate iyNeoVirg1 chromosome 1, iyNeoVirg1.1, whole genome shotgun sequence.
GTGCGGCGTAAAACTTAGCAAGTTAATACAAGCAGCTTGTTTATTTTGACCTTATTAAAGCGCATTTGCTGCAGCTAACGGTATATATTATTTTGCTTGCACACTTACCACACTTTGGTCTTCCCCAGCATTCTTTGGCACTAGTAAAACTTTCACGCAATGCTGCAATTAATTTGACGACAAGGATACTTGGAATTATTTTAGTTGCCCAGAACCGCATGGTATTTGATACGACGTGAATAATATTAATGCTGCACATATCATACGAAAAATATGTGACGGGAGAAACGGGTAGAGAGAAATAGAATTGGAAACAGCTGTAGGTTATTTAACGGTAAACGATATCTTCGTCTCTAGGCTGGATTCCGTGGGCCGGAACAAGTAAGCAATATAACATTGCAGGTAGCATgattacatatgtatatgcaaTGACGCCTTATCAAATGACatgattcatttttaattttttcgtttttatttattcattttattttatttttgtattattattacgcttttttgtaaaaaaaaaaaaaattacactacTACATTTAGAAACGTAAAACACATTTATGGTGACACTGGTCAGGCGTAAAGTATTGAAGGATTGTCTGTCTGTTTCATAGAAGAGTCTCCTCTTAAGAGATCTCAGAGAATgtaagaagagaagagaggaaaaaagtttcagtaAGGATGTAGTCAACGTATCTGTCTGTTCTGTAAAAAGAGAGAATTATGTACAGTTTGTGGCGAGTGAATTCATTCTTGCCATATTGTTCAACGTATTTGTCCGAACATATCAATGAACATGGGTGGATGTAAGGCTCGCTAAGTACTTAGAGTTAAAGTCAAGTCCAGTGTTGAATAGTCAACGTAACTTGGTGTGTTTGATTTAAAGTCAGAAATTTTTAAGCTAAAAGTCTGTTGAGTGTCGCATAAATTTTACCTGTATAGTTCATCAAACTTTGTCTGATATCGTCGAGTATAGTAAAAAACCTAAAAACGTTGGTCAGGACAGCGTCATTGTACTAACTATATAAGATTAAATAAGAACCTAGTACAGTTCCTTATCCTATAAAAACGTGAAACACGTTGttcgttttcaatttaaaGAATAAATAGTGTTCAtttgattaaataataaataaccatgtataatattattaacgaGTATTCGAGTGGTACCGGTTATTGTGACCAGCTTAGAACCTGCTCAGTTTTCGGTGTTCAACACCTGAAGTAAGTGAAAATTAGGATGTTGGTCAAGAGAAAACATGCATCCAGCAAACAGAAAATAGGATGATGGTTTCAGAACGAAAGGAGATTTACACGCGATCAGTGCTGAGCGCCACGTCGTGAACTGTCCGGAAAACTAAGTTCTCGATGACGGTGCTTTTATGCTTCGGATGAGCTCGCAAGATGACCTGAAACAAAAGAGAAACGGTTTGAACTCTTGCATCAGAATCCGACTTTCTTTGCACGTGAAGGGGGGAAGGCATTAGATTCTATTTCTGACTGCTACTTAATACTTAATAAAAGGTTATTCTTACTTGCAGAATGGCCGATTTAAGGttggtgaaattaaatttttctttcaacatcATCTCACAAAAATATGAAGCAGACCTGCGTTCAACGATAcgaattgtaaaaaatgaattatactCACTGGAAAAAATAGAATCCCTAGGTAATTATGGCGTGTCCTTATTGCGCAGGCTGAGGGACGTACGCGCGGTAAGCGATATCTTGCGCGGTCTCAACATCCTGAGGAAGACTTCTGGCCCATCCGTGGCCACTGCTGCCACCACCACCTCCGCCATATCCTCCAAAGTCGGGACCACTGCTATATccgccgccgccaccgccgTGAGGATCGTCGTGACTTACGTGTGAGCTGCTGTGATGAGGATGAGAAACTACCTCGTACGTGACCGTCTTCTGCTGACCACCCAGAAGCTTCTTCAAGCCAATTATGGCCGATATGAGAAGAGCGATCTTGCCGATAAGGAGAGCTTTACCAGCGATCAGAGCAATTGCGCCCATCGCCAGTGGGATCAGAGCCGCCATTTTCAAGGCCATGATCATGAGAAGTGGTCCAAGAATTTTCGCAGCCTTCTCTAAAAGTTTGGAAATCGGGTATACGTAAGCGTGGAATTCAGTTACGGCATCACGTGATGATATATCAtatccctaaatttttgtcCGAATAAAATCGCTTCAGCTTCGATCGTCGATACTCCAGTGTACGGAGACTGAACACGCCCCCGGACATGATCGTAAGTGTGTCAAAAATCGTATGGAGGTAGGCTCCGTACAGCTTGACAGGGTCAAGGGGAAGCGGAACCAGTTCCTCAGTGGGTCAGCATCTCTGGCAGCGTAACGACTAACTCTAAATATGCTACAGTCTGGTCAAGTCAAGATTGAAGCACATTATAGCTGTGCACGTCTTTTCGTGGGAACCCTATGGGAGCACAGTAAGAGGGCGCAAAGGCCAATGactttgaattcattttcCCTCCTCTCTAAGAACGCTATATACCAAGGTTCAAGAAGGATAGAAAGAATGATAACGCGCAGCTTTTGACCTGTTTAACTAACTCGAAAATCCGTTTCACCTTTCGCGTATTGTCTACGCTCAACGTACTCTCAAGCTAGATGGTTGTTACCGGTCTGCCGTTGAACTCTTGCGAAATATCTATTGGACAAACATATGCTCGGAAGCTAAATACAAACATAACCAGTCGAGCAGAGTAGTGCCTGGCGAACATTGGGTTAGTGTCTGTTGAACTCCGTTATTTACAGGTTCTCAGCACGCGTGAATCTTAAATCTTCATACCCGCATATTCGCGAAGGCACACTTAATATCacggaaattaattaaatgcCGGTATTTTTCATGCGATAGATTTATCTCATCGGCTGATTTCACGGACTAAGAATATGTTCTTTTTGCATAAGTGCGATACCGACTACTGCAGAAAAAACACTACCTGGTACTCTCTCGACGTGCATGTATCGTTTCGAGCGTAGAATAAGTCGTCTGCATTTTCGGATCGTTAATCGTTAGAACTTCTGGCATTCTATCTGATAGCGGTTGTTACTGAGTGGTACTTCGGCCGCGAACTCTATCTCTGTAAAACTAGCCCAAACTTCCGGCATTGCTCTCCCTTTATTTCGTGGACACGGATGCATCAGCCCGTTACGAATGTAAACAATAGTTGTTGTAAACTTGATATACTAACTCTTTTTTCCACGGGCATCACCAACGCTGTCGCTGATGTCTTCCAGACTGCGGCCGGCCGACTCAACGACTCCGAGGATATCACTGCCCTTAAGGTCAACCTTAACGGTATGCGTTCTCAAAAATCTTCCCAGCCGGTCAAAGAGCAAGGTATCGATGTCAGTTCCTTCGATGTGCCTGCAAGTTGAGAGAACAGTTGTAAAAACGACGTCGAACGGTGTTTTACCTTGGCGTTAGTCATAATTAATTTCCATCTACGGTACTCCAACGAGTTGAGAGTATACTACCGTATGTTTGAACTTTAAAAACAAGTTTCTAGAGTCAACGAACGGCCAACcataaatataaattcctCGTGATGAGCTCAAAGACGTTAGTAGTTCTTATTGTGAAACTAAGTTTCATAAATGTTACGAAACTACGATGATAAAATGAAACTGACCTTGGAGCACCCTCTTCAGCATTCGAAGTTTTGATCACGGTGACCCCGTCACTTAAGGTGATGTCATCCTTGTCGGCAAGCATCTTGTCAACAAAGCTGAAGACCTTGTACTTGATACAGCTGACCGATTCCTTTTTGAGACAGTCGGAGTACATGGTTGCCATCGGATCATCTtcgtttccgtttttttcattgcttGCTGGCAGAGCCGTGACGGCCACAACCGCAAAAACTAGCACTAAGACTTTGTACATGGTGTTCCAACCGAAGCCGACAGAATCGGTAAAAGTGAATTCCTTTttacgtagtaaaaaaaaaatgtggcaAGGCCCGAGCAGACCTTCGCCTGTGACACGTGTCGACTTGTATGTGCATCTAAAAGAGCGAAGATTGCTTTTATACCGACGGGGGTACGTACCAGCCAGTCTCCCCCACCTGTATTTTGGCAAGGTAAAAAAGCTGCACAACAACGAACCGAGAAAAAAGACACACACGAAAGGCCTTAGCTCTGGCCACTGCCATAGTCCTACTTCGGGCCCCATTAAGGAAGGGGGCTCCAGCACCGTTCAGCGAGAGGGGATCAGTCCATTCTTGGGTgatacatacacatacagtAATACCGGACGTGTCGGGTATGGATCGCAATAAAATTGATCGTCAGACGGGGAGCTGAAGTGCCgggtgaaatatttaatttagaAACTTTTTCACAGCGAGCGTAGATGGTCCTTTCCCCGCCGTGACACTCCTCGAGATCTCGTTTGAGCAATGAAATTCCACCGTCGGAGATTTGGCACATGCAAATTAAACGCCATTATTCCCGAGGGAATAGCGCGCCACCCGGAAAATAATCAGCCAAATTTCTCAAACGTCTTCTTCGATTCACGGTCGTGGGAAATGGGCCGTGAGCTCGTGTCGGCCCTCACACAGGTGCCCATTGTATGCTGAGTGGATGCGTGCCTATTACTCGTGTAATCATATCATAGAGCAATAACGTCACGTTTCTTTCAGCAATAAGAATCTACGGGACTGGTGGCCTTCTGATACCGAGCCGTTGCTTATAGCCAATTATCTACCGGACGGCACCGACGGCTACCAAAAATCTAAAAGGACCAATGTCCGTTCAAACGGACAGTCGGTATTCTAAATCGCAGAGTTAGTCGGTTTGTGGGTTAGGCGACCACGAGACGGCTTTGCGGTTCACCGTTTAGCCAACGTGAGCCAACCGATAAAAATACCAATTAGAGTGATCCGTAAAAGTAATTGATGGCCTTAACCAGCTTCTAGTGACAAGTGCATTTCTCTCCCATAGAATCggtcgaaaaatttccaacaatcCACCACGGCCCGTCAGATGGGTAAAGCGCACCTGCAATGGGTAATGCCGAACCGTCATTTTGCACTCATCAATTCCGATCAACGTTGCTTCCTAATTTCAGTGTTCGGTCTCCCTCGCAACCAGAGTTCACGTTCCATCTTTGCAGTGATCATAGAAAACGGAATTTCTACGCACATTATAACGTTGAATCCATAATTATGAAGTTGTCTGTCTTGTTTTATCGAAGTTCAGTAGCTGTACGGAGGGGCTACTCAGGCGGACATATGTGTAATTTTCTGCCGCCCCAATGCTTCTGTGCCGGGATCTTGAACGACGTTTTAATACAGCTTAGCACAATGTTATgccattttatttcaaagacAGCTACTGCAATGCATGCCTTTTAAACCAGCTAATGCAAATCGTTCCGCTAAATTTAATCTTCCGGTAAAAAAACACCGTAGAGACATGACCTTAGTCTGGAATTCTGTGTATCCTGATTAACCCGTCGTTAAAATTTTGCGAACTTACTGGCGATCCTGGTTCAATTCTTTCCATAAATTTGGTATGTAACTTCACAAATCATGTAAGCAATACTTGTGTTAATTCATACTCTGTAGAGAAACctcgtaaaaaaatgtttaaccGATTTTTGGATATAAACTCAAATCTGATtaacgtttttttcaaaagcatTCTTATGGTATAGTCTaggtatttttaaatattctcatTCAACTTtgcaacttttcaaatttcatcgaatgatttcttttattttatagtaatttgtttaaaagaaaattgtccATTCGACCTACTCCAGTTGTTTTCACTAGTAGAAGAGAAAACTTGATTGAGTATATTAGAAATATATCAATCTGAATAGAAACAATATCTCCACCTGAAACTTATTTTAACCATGTGAATGGAATAACTTGATTCTAGTAATTTACTTCGAACTGTACTGCGTGTAGTATGCACGAACGAAGAGCAAAATTGCTTTGCCGTTAAAACGAAATTGTCGGTTTCTGACATATATAATGCAAATTCATAGCATATTCGCTGTACaacgttgaaattttccatACAAACTCAGAAAACTTTTATGCAGAAACACTGGTCACAGGTCCTGGAAAAATTAGATGCATCTTGAAAAACTAACGTGACCAATATTACGACAAAATACCTCGCtggatattaaaaaaattctgatgcACAGAACTGGAAATAATCCCGTAAAAAACCattaacaatttattacaaaacTAACAGCTGATCCATGCAAGAACATTTTATTAAACAAATGTACGTACGGGACGTTCCATCTCAActcgatcaatttttaacctcatcattttcagttttgttaaaactttttcaagcAATATTAACTTTCTGATAACTTTACCGTTTTATAGAATAGTTTTGGAATTACATCAGCCATTTGTCTAGCtatatgatatttttatatagGTGTTTTCTCCAGCCAaaactaattacaattttttcaacattcgaAATATTTAAACACTGGTTCTTATAAATCTACGATTTTCTAAGTACcacaaaaaatagaaacagaaATAGATTCTGTCGCAAACCCGATCTTCAAATAACTAGAGAAGAAAATAGacatttcaagaattttttgagattttgtatttttatgttACAGACTGCGGTCACGCATGATCGGaatcacaaattttcaaattgctaCAACCGTGgttacagaaaaatattttttgagctGCAAGACTTGTTCTGAGATAAAATATTCTGACAAGTCGATTTGCAATATCAAAATTCACAAGTAATAATGGTTTTCTATAAAGAAACGCTtctataaaaatgtatatttcgcCGGtctcattaaaaaaaaaaatgatttttccttGGATGAGTTCACAAAGGTGTGAAAGATTACGGGTTGAAAAAACATTaaactataaaaatgtttcaatatttataactgGAAAACTAGTGTACAGTAGTGTGCCCTACTCTGACGTGAAAAAGTTcaaacgaaattgaaaacaatgGGATCACAATCTGATCAAATGAACATTCAACGTCACACATGAATAATTGAGAAACAGTAATAACCATATTaacaaaactgaaaaaaacCTACTAAAtattgacaaaaataaatgcTCGCAATGGTTCGCAATCATAATTTCCGGTTTAATGTTTATCATTTTCTAAACTGCAAAAAGGCACGTCAAAGGGAATCAGGCGCGTAACTAGAATATACTtttgaggggggggggggggggggcgggggcCCAGGCCTCCTGGTTACGCGCCTGAATGGAATTCGACATGTTCGGTGAAACTGATCCGCGTGGAGTACCTCGGGCCCCTCGGTTATTATAATTACCCGGCCGAGTATCGACGGGTTTCGAAATTCATCGGAAGAT
Proteins encoded in this region:
- the LOC124310245 gene encoding uncharacterized protein LOC124310245, producing the protein MYKVLVLVFAVVAVTALPASNEKNGNEDDPMATMYSDCLKKESVSCIKYKVFSFVDKMLADKDDITLSDGVTVIKTSNAEEGAPRHIEGTDIDTLLFDRLGRFLRTHTVKVDLKGSDILGVVESAGRSLEDISDSVGDARGKKKKAAKILGPLLMIMALKMAALIPLAMGAIALIAGKALLIGKIALLISAIIGLKKLLGGQQKTVTYEVVSHPHHSSSHVSHDDPHGGGGGGYSSGPDFGGYGGGGGGSSGHGWARSLPQDVETAQDIAYRAYVPQPARYRSSSSMGHFPRYVVLALFIAIASARSPELDGNSIEDSGRSSNGVFGDIQYVYQIYKECSSADLSSCLKLKLIGAMDRISRSLDINLSDGITLTKDNGLDAEPLTKSEREIEADLPRALEEKEDALNSIILDKVVNFFRSHTLKLKLPNIDELQRSFTEEGRKKKKMGELMAIPLLIGGTLIPLALGALALLAGKALIVSKLALVLASIIGLKKLVSGGGDGGGHEVVQVAGGHGSSGWARSSHDIAYSAYKPHSA